The Streptococcaceae bacterium ESL0687 genome has a segment encoding these proteins:
- the serC gene encoding 3-phosphoserine/phosphohydroxythreonine transaminase: MTTYNFSAGPAVLPKDVLKKAQEELLNYKASQMSVMELSHRSKLFEDIIKGAEDLLRKLMNIPDNYKVLFLQGGASLQFTMIPLNLAQNGKALYVNTGAWAKKAIAAAEELDNVQVEVIASSADKNFTYVPQIDPQKIDQDASYLHITTNETIGGITYKEIPDTGRVPLVADMSSNILANDYKVEDFGLIYAGAQKNIGPAGLTLVIIREDLIKDDLNLPPMLSYSVLAKNDSMYNTPPTYSIYVAGLVFEWLDQLGGLENILKEDEEKAKILYDYIDSSDFYQSPVDVRFRSITNIPFITGDSELDKKFNEEAKKRGFENLKGHRSVGGMRASLYNAFPRQGVVALVDFMKEFEKENREK, from the coding sequence ATGACGACTTATAATTTTTCAGCCGGTCCAGCAGTTTTACCAAAAGATGTTTTAAAAAAAGCTCAAGAGGAGCTTCTTAACTATAAAGCTAGCCAAATGTCCGTGATGGAATTAAGTCACCGCTCCAAACTCTTTGAAGACATTATCAAGGGTGCGGAAGATTTACTCAGAAAATTAATGAACATTCCAGATAACTATAAGGTTCTTTTCCTCCAGGGAGGAGCAAGCCTTCAGTTCACAATGATTCCACTCAATCTAGCTCAAAACGGAAAAGCCCTTTATGTTAACACTGGAGCTTGGGCAAAAAAAGCTATCGCAGCAGCCGAGGAATTGGATAATGTCCAGGTGGAGGTCATTGCATCAAGTGCAGACAAGAATTTTACTTATGTTCCGCAGATTGATCCCCAGAAGATTGACCAGGATGCAAGCTACCTTCATATCACAACCAACGAAACCATTGGGGGAATTACCTACAAGGAAATTCCAGATACTGGCAGGGTGCCTCTAGTAGCCGACATGTCATCGAATATTTTGGCCAACGACTATAAGGTGGAAGACTTTGGCCTAATTTATGCTGGGGCCCAAAAAAATATTGGGCCTGCAGGTCTAACCCTTGTCATCATCAGAGAAGACCTAATAAAAGACGATTTAAATCTGCCCCCAATGCTTAGCTACAGCGTGTTAGCCAAAAACGACTCTATGTACAATACACCTCCAACATATTCTATCTATGTGGCAGGTCTTGTTTTTGAGTGGCTTGACCAATTGGGCGGCCTTGAAAATATCCTCAAAGAAGATGAGGAAAAAGCTAAAATTTTGTACGATTACATTGATTCAAGTGACTTTTACCAAAGTCCCGTTGATGTACGTTTTCGCTCAATAACAAACATTCCCTTTATCACGGGAGATTCTGAGCTCGATAAAAAATTCAATGAAGAAGCTAAAAAAAGAGGCTTTGAGAATTTGAAGGGTCACAGATCTGTCGGTGGGATGAGGGCCAGCCTTTATAATGCCTTTCCCCGTCAGGGAGTTGTGGCTTTAGTTGATTTTATGAAAGAGTTTGAAAAAGAAAATAGGGAGAAGTAA
- a CDS encoding bifunctional metallophosphatase/5'-nucleotidase yields MRLTILETSDMHGYIMPTNFTEKDMNVPFGTAKVAQKMKELKEQAGGPVLQVENGDYIQGSPLSYYISKQPEGVARLAEITNAMGYDYGILGNHEFNYGPDYLKAAIESYNYPILAANILDDEGNLYYGKAYDIIEKDGLKIGVLGLTTQYIPHWERPSHITGMHFASCLETAKKYVPIIREEADIVVVSYHGGFERDLVTGEPTENLTGENEGYQILQEVAGIDAFLSGHQHREIAAEINGVPVVQPGYRGANIGRIVLDIELGENGYEVIASEATLESVADALPDAEIVALIDDLNIKVEEWLDQPMGEVKGDMTIINPMAARLKEHPYIEFINRVQMDATGAKISGTSLFNNDGKGFEPVITMRDIITNYIYPNTLAVLGVTGRDLRLALERTANFLVLDEDGQIVFNPRYINPKPQYYNYDMYEGVDYTIDMTKAEGEKIVSLSLDGRDIQDDDELRVAVNQYRAVGGGDYSMFSADKIIKEVQIDMMELIADYLRANPVIEATVNDNFKIIK; encoded by the coding sequence AGGTTGCACAAAAAATGAAGGAGCTCAAGGAGCAGGCAGGAGGTCCTGTCCTTCAAGTTGAAAATGGTGACTACATCCAAGGTTCACCCCTTAGCTACTATATTTCTAAACAACCTGAAGGAGTAGCCCGCCTGGCTGAGATTACAAATGCCATGGGTTATGACTACGGAATTTTAGGAAATCATGAATTTAACTACGGTCCTGACTATCTAAAGGCTGCCATTGAATCTTATAATTATCCAATTCTTGCAGCAAACATCCTAGACGACGAGGGCAACCTTTACTACGGTAAGGCCTATGATATCATTGAAAAAGACGGCCTTAAAATTGGAGTACTTGGTCTTACTACCCAGTATATTCCTCATTGGGAACGTCCTTCTCATATTACAGGTATGCACTTTGCCTCATGTCTTGAAACAGCCAAAAAATATGTACCAATCATTCGTGAGGAAGCTGATATTGTTGTTGTTTCCTACCACGGAGGTTTTGAACGTGACCTTGTGACAGGAGAGCCGACTGAGAACCTAACTGGAGAAAATGAAGGTTACCAAATCCTTCAAGAGGTTGCAGGAATCGACGCTTTCTTATCAGGACACCAGCACCGTGAGATTGCAGCTGAAATCAACGGAGTTCCAGTGGTCCAACCAGGTTACCGCGGCGCAAATATCGGACGCATTGTCCTTGATATCGAACTTGGGGAAAATGGCTATGAGGTTATAGCTTCAGAAGCAACCCTTGAATCAGTAGCAGATGCCCTGCCAGATGCTGAAATCGTGGCCCTAATTGATGACCTTAATATCAAGGTTGAAGAATGGCTTGATCAGCCCATGGGTGAGGTCAAAGGTGATATGACAATCATAAATCCAATGGCAGCCCGCCTTAAGGAACATCCATATATTGAATTTATCAATAGGGTTCAGATGGATGCAACTGGAGCTAAAATCTCTGGAACTTCCCTTTTCAACAATGATGGTAAGGGATTTGAGCCAGTTATCACCATGCGTGACATTATTACCAACTACATTTACCCAAATACCCTGGCTGTGTTAGGAGTGACAGGACGTGACCTTCGCTTGGCCCTTGAGCGTACAGCTAACTTCCTAGTTTTAGATGAAGACGGCCAGATTGTCTTTAATCCTCGCTATATCAATCCAAAACCTCAATACTACAACTATGATATGTATGAGGGAGTGGACTACACAATTGATATGACAAAAGCTGAAGGTGAGAAGATTGTAAGTCTTAGCCTAGACGGCCGTGATATTCAAGATGATGATGAGTTACGGGTCGCAGTCAACCAATATAGGGCTGTTGGTGGAGGAGATTATAGTATGTTCTCAGCCGATAAAATCATTAAAGAAGTTCAAATTGATATGATGGAACTTATCGCTGACTACCTAAGAGCAAACCCTGTAATTGAGGCTACAGTCAACGATAACTTTAAAATTATCAAATAA
- the rplL gene encoding 50S ribosomal protein L7/L12 translates to MALNIENIIAEIKEATILELNDLVKAIEEEFGVSAAAPVAAAGPAAAAEEKTDFNVELISAGDKKVAVIKAVREITGLGLKEAKELVDGAPAMLKEGASKDEAEEIKEKIEAAGGAVDLK, encoded by the coding sequence ATGGCATTAAACATTGAAAACATTATTGCTGAAATTAAAGAAGCAACAATCTTAGAACTTAACGATCTTGTAAAAGCAATCGAAGAAGAATTTGGTGTATCAGCTGCTGCGCCTGTAGCTGCTGCTGGACCTGCTGCTGCTGCTGAAGAAAAAACTGACTTCAACGTTGAACTTATCTCTGCTGGAGATAAAAAAGTTGCAGTTATCAAAGCTGTACGTGAAATCACTGGTCTTGGACTTAAAGAAGCTAAAGAACTTGTTGATGGAGCTCCTGCAATGCTTAAAGAAGGTGCATCTAAAGACGAAGCTGAAGAAATCAAAGAAAAAATCGAAGCTGCTGGTGGAGCAGTTGACCTTAAATAA
- the rplJ gene encoding 50S ribosomal protein L10 — translation MSEATIAKKAELVEVYAQKFADATSVVVADSRGLTVEQDTVLRKELREAGVEFKVVKNSILRRAAEKAGLNELAESFVGPSAVAFSNEDAIAPAKILSEFAKTADALEIKAGVIDGQFSSKEEIAAIASLPGREGLLSMLLSVLQAPVRNVAYAINAVAESKEDVA, via the coding sequence ATGAGTGAAGCAACAATTGCTAAAAAAGCAGAACTAGTTGAAGTTTATGCACAAAAATTTGCTGACGCTACAAGTGTTGTAGTTGCAGATTCACGTGGACTTACTGTTGAGCAAGATACTGTATTACGTAAAGAATTACGTGAAGCTGGTGTTGAATTCAAAGTAGTTAAAAACTCAATTCTACGTCGTGCAGCTGAAAAAGCTGGACTTAACGAACTTGCTGAATCTTTCGTAGGACCAAGTGCAGTAGCATTCTCAAATGAAGATGCAATCGCACCTGCTAAAATCCTTAGCGAATTCGCAAAAACTGCTGACGCACTAGAAATTAAAGCTGGTGTAATCGACGGACAATTCTCTTCAAAAGAAGAAATTGCAGCTATCGCATCTCTACCAGGACGCGAAGGATTACTATCTATGCTACTTTCAGTACTTCAAGCTCCTGTCCGCAACGTGGCATACGCTATCAACGCCGTGGCAGAATCAAAAGAAGACGTGGCATAA
- a CDS encoding DUF1015 family protein, with product MVKVKPFKAIRPNKELADQLASLPYDVVSSLEAKELAEGNPYSFFHIDKAEIDLPEDLSPYDDKVYKQADDNLIAFKDKGWFVQDESNKYYIYQLTMNGRAQTGLVATTSIDDYIEGKIKKHEYTRHEKEIDRINHIKATDANTSPIFLTYRGLSDISTIINDWKKAHAPIYDFTSYYDVNHKVWLLDDPKIIEDLEEAFNQVDSLYIADGHHRTESAVKVGLEKRKTNQSSPESDYFLSILFPDQELEILEYNRILKVDLPVDFMEQVAQSFDIKETESTKPQEAGVINMYLNNKWYQLTIKKELLADDPVEGLDVSYLQTKVFRDIFEIEDIRSDKRIDFVGGIRGSEELVKLVDSGDWDLAFAMYPTQMKDLLEVADAGLIMPPKSTWFEPKLLSGLFLHDLETR from the coding sequence GTGGTCAAAGTAAAACCATTCAAAGCAATTAGACCCAATAAGGAGCTTGCAGACCAGCTAGCAAGCCTTCCCTATGACGTTGTATCTTCTTTGGAGGCTAAGGAGCTAGCTGAAGGTAATCCCTATTCTTTCTTTCATATAGATAAGGCAGAGATTGATCTCCCAGAAGATTTATCGCCCTATGATGACAAGGTTTACAAGCAGGCTGACGATAACCTTATCGCCTTCAAGGACAAAGGTTGGTTCGTTCAAGATGAGAGTAACAAATACTATATCTACCAGCTGACTATGAACGGAAGGGCTCAGACAGGACTAGTTGCCACAACCTCAATTGACGATTATATAGAAGGAAAAATCAAGAAGCACGAATATACCCGTCATGAAAAAGAAATCGATAGAATCAATCACATTAAGGCTACTGATGCCAACACAAGTCCCATCTTTTTGACTTATCGAGGACTTTCTGACATAAGTACAATCATTAATGACTGGAAGAAGGCTCATGCTCCAATCTATGACTTTACCAGCTACTATGATGTCAACCACAAGGTTTGGCTTTTAGATGATCCAAAAATTATTGAGGACTTAGAAGAAGCCTTCAATCAGGTCGATAGCCTTTATATAGCTGACGGTCACCACAGGACAGAATCAGCAGTAAAGGTTGGACTTGAAAAAAGAAAAACAAATCAATCAAGTCCTGAAAGTGATTATTTTCTTTCAATTCTTTTCCCAGACCAGGAGCTTGAAATCCTCGAATACAATCGTATTTTAAAAGTTGATTTGCCGGTTGATTTTATGGAACAAGTGGCTCAATCCTTTGATATAAAGGAAACTGAGTCAACTAAACCTCAAGAGGCTGGAGTCATAAACATGTATTTGAATAATAAGTGGTATCAATTGACCATTAAAAAAGAACTCCTGGCAGATGATCCAGTTGAAGGACTAGACGTTTCCTACTTACAGACCAAGGTCTTTCGTGATATCTTTGAAATTGAGGATATCAGAAGTGATAAGAGGATTGACTTTGTTGGAGGAATTAGAGGAAGCGAAGAACTTGTTAAATTAGTCGATTCTGGTGACTGGGATTTGGCCTTTGCCATGTATCCAACTCAGATGAAGGACTTATTAGAGGTAGCTGACGCGGGACTCATTATGCCACCTAAGTCAACCTGGTTTGAACCCAAGCTTTTATCCGGCCTCTTTTTACATGATTTAGAGACTAGGTAA
- a CDS encoding phosphoglycerate dehydrogenase, which yields MYNLKTFNAIAQEGLDKFDKRRYQINESDQPDGIILRSQNLKDYDFPESTLAVARAGAGTNNIPVDLCSDKGIVVFNTPGANANAVKELVLASLLLSVRPILQGANWVKTLKGEDTEKQVEDNKKQFAGHELLGKKLGVIGLGSIGAMVANDAYRLGMDVTGYDPHVSVDVAWSISRRVKRAKNMEEVLRNSDFVTIHVPLLDSTRDLIGLKELSLMKESASLLNFSRGEIVNVEGVIEALEAGMISEYVSDFADPRLIQADKALVLPHLGASTEEAEVNCAKMAASTLRNFLESGNIKNSVNFPNVEMDFQSPYRLTIINKNIPNMLGVISSLIAQEEINIDNMVNRGKGEYAYTLVDIANSSDDKIETIIEKLSQDQNIIRVRAIKNKEV from the coding sequence ATGTACAATTTAAAAACCTTTAATGCCATTGCCCAAGAGGGACTGGATAAATTTGATAAAAGGCGCTACCAGATTAATGAAAGTGACCAGCCAGATGGAATTATCCTTAGAAGTCAAAATCTAAAGGACTACGACTTTCCTGAGTCTACTCTTGCTGTAGCAAGGGCAGGTGCTGGAACTAATAACATTCCAGTTGACCTTTGTAGCGATAAGGGGATTGTTGTCTTTAATACGCCAGGAGCCAATGCCAATGCCGTTAAGGAGCTGGTCCTTGCAAGTCTTCTTTTAAGTGTTCGCCCAATCCTTCAGGGAGCCAACTGGGTTAAAACACTTAAGGGAGAGGATACCGAAAAGCAGGTTGAGGATAACAAGAAGCAATTTGCAGGGCATGAACTTTTAGGGAAAAAGCTAGGGGTTATAGGCCTTGGATCAATCGGAGCCATGGTCGCAAATGATGCCTACAGGCTTGGTATGGACGTAACAGGATATGATCCTCATGTATCAGTAGATGTTGCCTGGTCTATCTCAAGGCGGGTTAAAAGGGCTAAAAATATGGAAGAGGTATTAAGAAATAGTGATTTCGTTACTATTCATGTCCCCCTTTTAGATTCAACCAGGGATTTAATTGGCCTAAAAGAGCTTTCTTTAATGAAAGAATCAGCCAGTCTCTTGAATTTTTCACGGGGTGAGATTGTAAATGTTGAAGGAGTCATTGAAGCCTTAGAAGCCGGAATGATTTCAGAATATGTTTCAGACTTTGCTGATCCTAGACTAATCCAGGCAGATAAGGCTTTAGTCCTTCCTCATTTAGGTGCATCAACTGAAGAAGCTGAGGTCAACTGTGCTAAAATGGCTGCCTCAACCCTTAGGAATTTCCTAGAAAGTGGAAATATAAAGAATTCTGTCAACTTCCCTAATGTAGAGATGGACTTCCAGTCACCATATCGTTTAACCATTATTAATAAAAACATTCCCAACATGCTTGGGGTTATTTCTTCTTTAATTGCCCAAGAAGAAATTAATATCGACAACATGGTTAATAGGGGTAAGGGGGAATATGCCTATACCCTTGTTGATATAGCTAATAGCTCTGATGATAAGATTGAAACAATAATTGAAAAATTAAGTCAAGATCAAAATATTATCAGAGTTCGTGCCATCAAAAACAAGGAGGTTTAA
- a CDS encoding heavy metal translocating P-type ATPase — protein MKNWQKLILVFVVAIIALFSRFVLHNNYLAETIVTVVGLLLAGSMFIGMIKTIKSGSYGVDILAITAILSTLAIGEYWASLIIIVMLVGGDSLEDYAAHRASRELDLLISKSPVRAHLQAENGQVTDIDVTEIKVGDVLLVKPLELVPVDGKLLSTEAEVDQSSLTGESKPVKLAKDQEILSGSINGDSKILIQATKLAKDSKYQQIVSLVKEIKEKPAHFVRMADQYAVPFTIISYTIAGLAWIFTRDVHRFVEVLVVASPCPLILAAPIAFIAGMSRLSRNNVLVKSGTVIEKLAAIKTAYFDKTGTLTKGDMAIDQVIPASKDYSQTDILRLAASLEQASNHILSQSIIKGARDEQLTLPQADDLKEIAGEGLTGQINGKLYKIGRDSFIGLKAAPDASTSVYLSENGNYIGKITFTDEIRPDAKEVVSDMTGQLGIKNVIMLTGDDKTVAAKVAGELGIPKFYGELMPEEKLDIIKKTPADEKPVMMVGDGINDAPSLAFADVGVAIGSKGDSTIASESADLVILKNDLSSLVKSIKISRDTMKIARQSVWIGISICIILMLVASTGLIPAIVGACLQEIVDTITILHALTALKDRK, from the coding sequence ATGAAAAATTGGCAGAAACTTATTCTAGTATTTGTAGTAGCAATTATTGCCCTCTTTAGTAGATTTGTCCTCCACAATAATTACCTGGCTGAGACTATAGTTACAGTCGTTGGTCTTTTACTGGCCGGATCAATGTTTATCGGAATGATAAAAACGATTAAATCAGGATCTTACGGGGTTGATATCTTAGCTATTACAGCAATATTATCAACCTTGGCCATTGGAGAGTATTGGGCAAGTCTTATCATCATTGTAATGCTTGTTGGAGGAGATTCTTTAGAAGACTATGCGGCTCACCGGGCTAGCCGGGAACTTGATTTACTAATCTCTAAAAGTCCAGTCAGAGCCCACTTGCAGGCTGAAAATGGTCAAGTGACAGATATTGATGTCACAGAAATTAAGGTTGGTGATGTCCTCCTTGTTAAACCCCTTGAACTTGTACCCGTTGATGGAAAACTCCTATCAACTGAAGCAGAAGTTGACCAATCGTCTCTTACTGGTGAAAGTAAGCCTGTTAAGCTAGCAAAAGATCAAGAAATACTTTCAGGATCAATTAACGGAGACAGTAAAATCCTAATTCAAGCAACCAAACTTGCTAAGGATTCAAAATATCAACAGATTGTTTCTCTGGTTAAAGAAATCAAGGAAAAACCTGCCCACTTTGTAAGAATGGCTGATCAATATGCAGTCCCTTTTACAATTATCTCTTATACAATTGCTGGACTGGCTTGGATTTTTACTAGAGATGTTCACCGTTTTGTCGAAGTTTTAGTTGTAGCAAGTCCTTGTCCCTTAATTTTGGCAGCTCCCATAGCCTTTATTGCCGGAATGAGCCGCCTTTCAAGGAATAATGTTCTTGTTAAAAGCGGTACAGTCATTGAAAAATTAGCAGCCATAAAAACAGCCTATTTTGATAAAACAGGAACCCTTACCAAGGGGGATATGGCCATTGATCAGGTTATCCCTGCAAGTAAAGACTACAGTCAAACTGACATTTTAAGACTTGCTGCAAGCCTTGAGCAAGCCAGCAACCATATTCTTTCCCAGTCTATTATTAAAGGAGCTAGAGATGAACAGCTAACTCTTCCTCAAGCTGATGATTTAAAGGAAATTGCAGGAGAAGGGCTGACTGGTCAGATTAATGGCAAACTTTATAAGATCGGTCGAGATAGCTTTATTGGTCTTAAAGCAGCTCCTGACGCATCAACAAGCGTTTACCTATCAGAAAATGGCAATTATATCGGAAAAATTACCTTTACTGACGAGATAAGACCAGATGCTAAAGAGGTAGTCAGCGATATGACAGGCCAACTTGGAATTAAAAATGTCATCATGCTTACAGGAGATGACAAGACTGTGGCAGCTAAAGTTGCTGGGGAGCTTGGTATTCCTAAATTCTACGGGGAACTTATGCCTGAAGAAAAACTTGATATCATCAAAAAAACGCCAGCTGATGAAAAACCAGTCATGATGGTTGGGGACGGAATAAATGATGCCCCCTCTCTTGCATTTGCTGATGTTGGGGTGGCTATTGGTAGCAAGGGTGATTCAACCATAGCTAGTGAAAGTGCTGACCTTGTCATCCTTAAAAATGATCTAAGTAGCCTGGTCAAATCAATCAAGATTAGCCGAGATACCATGAAAATTGCCAGGCAAAGTGTTTGGATTGGAATTTCAATCTGTATAATCCTGATGCTTGTCGCAAGTACAGGCTTAATTCCAGCCATTGTTGGGGCCTGCCTTCAAGAAATTGTTGATACAATAACCATCTTACATGCCTTAACAGCCTTAAAAGACAGGAAATAA